The Nocardioides oleivorans genome includes the window GCGCTCACGTTCCGCGCCCTCGCCGCCCGGCTGGGCGGGGGCGCGGCCAGCATCTACTGGTACGTCGCCAGCAAGGAGGAGCTGCTCGACCGCGCGACCGACCACGTCCTGGCCGGCGTGCTGGACGACATCGCGCCCTACTCCGGCGAGGCCGACCCGATCGACGCCCTGCGCCGGATGGCGGTGACGGCGTTCGAGGCGATCGCCGAGCGGCCCTGGCTGGCGTCGTACTTCATGCGTGACACGGCGATGCAGCCCCACGGCCTGCTGCTCTACGAGCGCCTCGGCCAGCAGGTGCTGCGGCTCGGGCTGACTCCCCGCCAGAGCTTCCACGCGGTCTCGGCGGTGCTGGGGTACGTCGTCGGTATCGCCGCCGACCTCGGCCAGGGACCGCCGCCCGAGGTGCTCGACGGCTCGGTGACCCGAGACGAGTACATGGACCGGTTCGTGGACGAGTGGCGCTCCCTCGACCCCGAGGAGTTCCCCTTCGTGCGCCACATCGTCGAGGAGTTCGCCGGGCACGACGACGCCGACCAGTTCCGGGCGGGACTCGACCTCCTGCTCGCCGGGCTGCGGCTGCAGGCCGGTCCTCAGCAGGACGGGTACTAGCACCATCGGACACCTCGCGGCACCGCCGCCGAGCCGTCACGCTGGGTCCGACGCCCCAGGAGGACCGATGACCAGCACGACCGCCTTCA containing:
- a CDS encoding TetR/AcrR family transcriptional regulator; translated protein: MAGESTAQRPRGRRDPGGRRRAAHSMEAVVSETVALLDEAGESALTFRALAARLGGGAASIYWYVASKEELLDRATDHVLAGVLDDIAPYSGEADPIDALRRMAVTAFEAIAERPWLASYFMRDTAMQPHGLLLYERLGQQVLRLGLTPRQSFHAVSAVLGYVVGIAADLGQGPPPEVLDGSVTRDEYMDRFVDEWRSLDPEEFPFVRHIVEEFAGHDDADQFRAGLDLLLAGLRLQAGPQQDGY